The Clupea harengus chromosome 13, Ch_v2.0.2, whole genome shotgun sequence DNA window TCTCTCATGGACATATGGACACGAGAGGAACATTACCATTGGGCTTGCTGAGGGCCTGGTGAATGAACTGTGCAGCTGGGTAGAAGAAAGGTGAAAGGTCGAAGGTCGGCAGGTCGTTGGCAGGCACACCGTAATAACTGACAGTGGTGCCATAGAAGTCATCGGTGCCCTTGCAGCACATTTTCCCATGAGCTGCATTCAACACATGTGTGACGCCCAGAAGCCATAAACCGTACCGGTCATGGGACATGTACCTGTGGAGCACAGAGAAGGCAGTTCATGTTGTCTTGAGTATGAACTATGTCAGAGCCATTAACCATTTCAGTTAGAATGTCAAATGTCTCCAGCTGAAAAAAACCAGTAGTTTCAGCATCTGGTTTTTCAGTAAGGCCTCTACATTTCTCTGTGTTCAAGTCTGTTTGGGGCCTTTCCTTACTAAAAGTTCCATACTTAAGGAATCTGGGGGATGTTTTTTGTGGaaatatctatttttttttagagtTAAAAACAAGCTGTTCTAGAGTTTAATACCGTGAACATAATTTCAGCTGTGGACCTACTCAGGCCCCACAGTCTCCCTGTCCTTTGCATCACTGAACATAAGGAATATGGTTGCACAATTTATATTCACAAACACTGATCTCATAGTAACATCTGAACAGGGAATGGCCAGGACctttaaacaaaatgttttattcacaaGGCCACAAAAAAAGTTCCTCTCACAAGATATAACTATATATAGaataagtttgtttgtttttgttgacatCCTACTGTACTCACATGTCCCCTAAAAACAGGTTAGGCCACACTTTATCCACATGATTACAGGAACTCTGTCCACCATGTAGGACTTCCTCAAGGGTCTCCAGACTGGGTGTTTCATCTAAACACTCAGCATCAGCCTTATTTGGAGGGGAACCACTGCTGGAAAGAGCCTCCTCACTGTCCATTTCGCAGTCCTGCAAAAGAGGTCTGTCGTTGCGTTCATTGGTCGCATGTGCAGACATGGCGCCCCTCATGTGAGAATGAAGTGAACAGGTGTTGTGAATTTAAGCTGCCGTGCTTTTGCAGTTATAAGTTTGAGCACTAGGTGACACTGTGGCATAACTGATCAGCATGTGGTTGCGCTTTGGCTCTGAAATAGCACAAACCTACAGTTTGACTAAAATATAGTTATATCTCGTCCACTTTATTGGATAAATGAACACTGTCCTCATAAAACACTCAGTAAAAGGCAAAGTACCTACATTTATTTTTATCCAAAATCATAAAGCCTCTGTGACATACAGCAATGATGTAATTCAGTCTCTGACAGTGTCACATCAACATTAGGGAACACATTCATCTTTTAAGATGTGTAGATATATTTCTGTTATATTTTGAGATACAACTTGGGTTCATGCTACAGAGTTATAAAGCCTGTTAGGTATCTCTGTGAATAAAGTAGTTTATTTCAAATACATAATTAACTCTATAGTTTTAAGAGGCATTTCAGGGTTTTTGGAGTGGTGTGAAGTCTGGCTTGGTTCACTCACAGTAAAGCAGGGCTTCAGAAGTGGATCACACAAATCCTCCCCCGAGACTCTCCCCAGTCGTCTCTCACATGTCCAGCTGCATCCTGTCCCAGCTCATTTCTCTGGACCTGTCAATCATTCTTCCTCTGGTTTCTGCTACTGTCTTTGTTAACATTTTACTTCTTGAAGCCACACTAAATTATGTGTTAAATCTCAACTGATTTTGAAAAAGCCTAAGACTGAATTTTTATATTTGACACTTTTCAGTTCAAAGACCACTTTGCCCTCGAAAAGTAATATGTCAAACCTTCTAGGGCTCCTCTACTATGGCAACCCAGAGGATAATTTTATAAATATGGTCAGATGTAGATGAACACTTCCTCTGGGATGTGTTCCGCTCTACTTATCTTCATCTCAGTGGACAGTTGGTTGTGTTCTTTATTTCAGGCTGGAGCAACCCTTGTTTTCTCCAGCTGTGTCTTCTGTCTGCCTGTATCCATCCCCTCGTGAGACCTccaacctcctctctctctctctctcacacacacacacacacacacacacacacacacacacacacacacattctccctgcGGGAAGACACAATTTTGTATTTAGCACCTGAGTCATGAAGTGAATTTAAGGAACTGAGACAATTTCAGTCAAAACAAATTTGAATTTTGGcagttgtaaactgttttgtgTAAGAGCTTACAATGCATTGACACAGGACTGTTGACAGGCCATCTTATGAACCCTCCCTGTGAAGTCTACATAGTGTACATTGCAGGCTCCCTATGGCTCCCTGACCAGTATGATCTACACTGCAGTTATTACCACTGACCACTGGGCACCTCTGTGAAAGGTAGAGCATAGTGCAACATAAATATATTTCCTTGGTCACCATGGTCACATATTaaagatttacatttaaattggtCGACTATTTTAGAAAATGTACAGTTTCAAACATAGAAAGTGCATCCTCAAACCAGGTATATTCAGCTATTTAAAcatttcacttcctgtttaagACATAGGATACATAACAAGAAACTGATTTGGAATTATAGATGGGCTTTAATTATGAATTGTCACTAATGTGATTCATTATTATGGTAACCGAGATGATGTGTTCCTTGTAACACACCACGTGGGATAAATTGATCCAAAACCAGTGTGCATTTGCTTTGTCTGGTCGTGTCACCGCAACGCAATAGGCTGCCGCCGTTTCTTCAGTGATCCTCAGCGCGCTTGCGCCGtccgagaacgcgctttcacaTCAGGCAGCAAGCTTTTCAGTCCTGAGGCTGGTGAAGTTCCCGTCTTGGCTCATGTGAGAAGGAGCACCGTGGAAAAGGGGCTGGATGGTGACTTCGCATGGAAAACGTGGATAAATAACCTCAGTCGAGAAGGTCAACAGAAGACTCTAGCCCTTTATTATTTTTCACATATTTCTCTCAGCCTCAAGAAGGAGCTCGAGTCGTAGGGCCGACGTCTCAACACTCATACCCGAATGAAAGGAGCTTTCTGAGGAGTTTGGTGAGACCAGCATCCGCTACCATCATATACCAACCAACGGATATACTCAGTGGCACGATCACGGATTTAAACCTCTGGCTACATCTATATTCCATTGTTGAAGGAGATATATGGATTCGGATACTACTCCTTGTCATCGATTTTTTTTGCTCTCCAAGGTGCTGGCGTTTCGTCAAAAGCCACCCAAAGAAGGCGTTTAATGTATCGAGCGATAGCATAAACTCGATCACTGGAGCGATACATTGTATTTTGTTGTAAGATACATTGTGTGTGGATTATATGCATTGAGAACGATATGATTAGATGACTGAATGTTACAATTTTGCACCAACGCCTTAAACAGCGGTTACTGTCGTATCATTCAGTAGTCTACGAAGAACAAGACTGGAGACCAAATAACTAGCTCATATTAATTTGGCTAATTATCAGAAGTGAAACACTTGCCTACTTGCTTCTGGGTTTTGGAAAACGTGGCGGTTACGTTTTCTCTGAAGAGGCAAAATGTCTTTTTTCAATTTTCGGAAGATCTTTAAACTGGgatcagaaaagaaaaagaaacaatacGAACATGTTCACAGAGACTTGAATCCGGAGGAAGAGTGGGAGATTGTAGGAGAACTGGGCGATGGAGCCTTTGGCAAAGTGTACAAGGTAAACATGAAGTCTTGATAAGTCTTCACAAAAGAGAACATTTATTTCGGacgagaaaacacacacacatactttaggCTACCTAGTCATCCCACACGTTCGCGTTCTCTGTGACCTCGTAGGCTTCATTTCATCAAATATTTTGAATGCACTTCCCTGAAACTTCAGGTTTTAAGTGGAAGGGTGTTGTGTCATCATTTAGCAGCGCCACGGAGTAGGTTGGTAAATGCAGCATCGGGTGGAAATGCAGCATCAAAGTTTTATGGGGACTGAATGGTgctgctaactggctaacatTACACTCTTCCCCGCTGTGCTgttacacatgaacacacataggCTATATAGCCACACAGCAGGTCTTGGGGTGGGCAATGGGTAACATGAGGTCATGCAGGCAGGTACCTGAATACAGCTCCCAAGTGGTTTATGTTAGGATGTGTTCTGTGACCTACAGTATATGCTTGGGATACAATTAAGTGGGTAGTTTTGACTGAGGCCGTTTATAGACCTTGAATTTTGATTAACCATTACATTGTTAGTAACTAAGAGTTGCTATTTCTCAAGATAAGCACTGCTGTTTAACAACTGGTGACATCTTACTCTAGGTTTGATATTtaatatgtattttatatataagccAGGTTTAATAttgttcttttaaaaaaagagattAGACCTAAATGGTTATCTTGAAAGGCTACAAATTGTCAGTGTTTCGAAACCATAAACCACTCTGGTGTGCCGTTGGCATGCTGCTATGGGAGGCAAAACTGATATTTCCACACAgttaatactgtgtgtgtgtgtgtgtgtgtgtgtgcgtgcgctgaATGCCTTTTCTGCAGTTGCACAACCATAGGCTATAaccatgtgggtgtgtgtccattagccattagccattAGCTTAGCTCACcatccatatgtgtgtttgtgtgtatgcaccttCTTTGTCTTCTCATGTAATGCTCAGTGTGTTCGCCACAAGGGTGAAAGTGTTTAAACCATATAAACCACATTCAACAAGTCACTccttcacagacagacacccaccccaccccacatccccaca harbors:
- the si:ch211-223p8.8 gene encoding dual specificity protein phosphatase 13A family protein, producing MRGAMSAHATNERNDRPLLQDCEMDSEEALSSSGSPPNKADAECLDETPSLETLEEVLHGGQSSCNHVDKVWPNLFLGDMYMSHDRYGLWLLGVTHVLNAAHGKMCCKGTDDFYGTTVSYYGVPANDLPTFDLSPFFYPAAQFIHQALSKPNAKVFVHCAVGVSRSAALVLAYLMIHHNYTLLDAILRVKESRWIFPNRGFLRNLQSLDEQLRRERNERSHDECLTPNEVKTDLSL